The DNA window ACTATAATCATGTGTTACATacctattatttttatactttcttGACCTGTTGGTAGATTTTAGTAATGTACAGCTGCGAATCCTTTTGATCGCAAAAGGAACGGCCCTGGTTGGACAGGGACCAACCTTTAGTGCGActtgtttaaagttcttataGTGCGTTGTGATGGTGATGTGCACCATCGCATAGGACTAGTCTACCAGGAAAACCCGGAAATTCTCTGTAAATTGTATTGCCCTTATACAATTGTATTGCTTTATGATGCGAAGATTCAATTTAGCATTTATCCATTCAGTTTCTTCTATTTAATGGCTGATTGTTGGCCATGATTTCCTTTGAGGAATGAAGTTCCaaagcaaatatatatttcctcTGATTCAGTATGGCATGTCTAAATTATGTTTGTTATATCATggtgtttcaaaatttatttctttattggTTTATGCAAAACTTTCAGTTGAAGTTTATAGACCTTAGTTTTAAGTTAATTGTTACCCAgtgttttatatttctaaatctGTAGTCTTACGTTGTTTGCAGGATACTGCTATTGGTTGGTGATGGCTGAGCGGGGTAATCAACCAACTGTACTCCAGAAGCTCGGTGGGCAGTTCCACCTTGCCTCCAGCTTCTCTGAAGGCGTGCGGGTTCGCAACACCTGTCCTTCTGTCTCATCCTATGACAGGCGTTTTACCACAAGGAGCTACATGACCCAGAGCCTTTGGGGTCCCGCAATGTCTGTCAATGGTGGCATCAACGTCCCAATGATGTCCTCTCCAATTTATGCTAATGCTCCAGCTGAGAAAGGTGGCAAAAACTTCATGGTTGATTTTCTCATGGGTGGTGTGTCCGCTGCTGTTTCAAagactgctgctgctccaaTTGAGCGTGTGAAGCTGCTAATCCAGAACCAGGATGAAATGATCAAGGCTGGCAGGCTCTCAGAGCCATACAAGGGTATCGGGGACTGCTTTAAGCGCACCATCAAGGATGAAGGTTTTGGCTCATTGTGGAGAGGGAACACTGCCAATGTGATCCGTTACTTCCCAACTCAGGTACTTAATCACTCTGCTATACAATACTTGAATGTCAATATTGTGGACACTAGAATTGTTTTACAAAACACTTCTGAATAACTACTTAACACAGTTGAAATGATACTTTTCATTTGCTTGTTGTGATTATATTTCACTTTACATGTCTATCTGCCTTATGTTGCTATTAATCTATGACATATAATGTAAAAAAGTGTTATTTCGTCTTTACATCCATGTTTCTTTGTTGCATTGTTTCATTGTACTGTTCTTGTTCTGATGACTTCTGATTCTTCTCCTAGGCCTTGAACTTTGCATTCAAGGATTACTTCAAGAGGCTGTTCAACTTCAAGAAAGACAAGGATGGCTACTGGAAGTGGTTTGGTGGCAACCTTGCCTCTGGTGGTGCTGCTGGTGCTTCATCTCTGTTTTTCGTGTACTCCCTTGACTATGCTAGGACAAGGTTGGCCAATGATGCAAAAGCAGCCAAGGGAGGAGGTGAAAGGCAATTCAATGGCCTTGTGGATGTTTACCGCAAGACTCTCAAGTCAGATGGCATTGCTGGGCTTTACCGTGGATTTAACATCTCTTGTGTTGGAATCATTGTCTACCGTGGCCTGTACTTTGGAATGTATGATTCACTGAAGCCTGTTGTCCTCACTGGCTCTCTCCAGGTTTGTTCCGATTTCTGTCTGATTAGTTTTACTTATGAGCATGGATTAAAACCGTGATGTAACGTCTTCATATTCATTTGTTTGCAGGACAACTTCTTTGCAAGCTTTGCCCTTGGGTGGCTCATCACTAACGGTGCTGGGCTTGCCTCTTACCCCATTGATACCGTCCGCAGAAGGATGATGATGACCTCTGGAGAAGCTGTCAAGTACAAGAGCTCCATGGATGCTTTCTCCCAGATCCTGAAGAATGAGGGTGCGAAGTCCCTGTTCAAGGGTGCTGGTGCCAACATCCTCCGTGCCATTGCTGGTGCTGGTGTGCTCTCTGGTTATGACCAGCTGCAGATCCTCTTCTTTGGAAAGAAGTATGGCTCAGGTGGTGCCTAAATGGGGAGGTAATGATGACGAACAAGAGGAGGTTGTTCCTGGTCCTGTCCTTACAGGATCTGGGGAATTTTGCctttttaacatttaaaaaataataattcttGTAGGGGAGAACATTCCCAACATTCGTTTTTGGTGGAACCATCGATCTCCAAACATTTGTCATAGGCGGAAGCGTTAAGTCTGCAAACAGTTTACCATCATCATAGGGTTGAGTTTGTGTTGTGTCTGGCCAGCTCTGTGTGTCTGGCGATTTTCCTTCCATACATTACCCTCGGTGAAAAATCGAAAGATTATTGAGTTGCTATCTTTTATTGGGGTTCCATTCGGCTTTACAATGCTTTATTACTGCTCGCCCATCCCGTTCTGTTCTGTTTGGATGTTTCATTGCTTTGACTCTTTTTCTGTCATGAAAGCACTTTAAGTTGCATTTCTCAAATGCTGTGCTTATTATGTCATGTAGAACTCATATATCCACTTCTCGAATGCTGTGCTTATTGCTCTTCGGAAATTTTCATTCCAATTCAGTAATTATATTTGGCTCGAGACAGAAATATTGATTCTGAACTAGCCAAATTGGAGAATGGTATGTTTATCTCTGTTCATGTGAAGGATATGTTACTTGGAGTTTCACATGCCAATTTGCTCGAGCCATAGAATTACCGAGTCGCAACTAGCCGAACTGGAGATTGTCCCGAAGCGTGTTCATGAAGGGATTAAAATTGCGTGCTAGTTTGCTACGCTTTCAGCAGTTGAGCCGAAGTGACGAACTAAATAGTAGGCCCCAACTCCCAACCTCAGAGCTGCTGAGGGAAACAAAAACAGCCAGCGTCTCAAACCGCTATACTTTCCTGTCCCTGCTCCGAGCCTCCGATAGTCCGATTGCACCACCGCTGCATCCAGGATccctgccgcctcctccccagcTCCCCTAGCTCTTACTCCGCCGTGAAGGGCTCCCGTGTGCCGCGGCGGCCTGTTCTTTTGCATTTGGGGCCTCCTTTTCAACAAATTCTAGTTCAAATTATGCTTGTAAAAGTTCGTTTGTGCGCACAGAACGAtgtcgtgcgtgcgtgcgtgtacAACTCCGCTCTCGGTAATCTCGCATAGTTCAATTGATACCAAGCTCATCCTTTATCCAACTTTTTTCAATTATGCTAggtttttgttcttttgctaCTTTTGCAGTAGGTCACActgttttttttgtatttcttGGCGACAACTTTGTTCCACGTTTGCGGCTGCAATTTTGTAACAAAGTGGCTTTCAGAACTGGAATCCGAGAGTGGCTCGTGGTGGTGGACTGGTGGTTAGGTCGTGTATTGTTGATACCGCCATGGCATGGCGAGCGTCTGCCAAAGGAATGCAGAAACGCATAACCACGCTCACAGTGGTGGTCCATGACGAAGTTCACGCCAGCAGCCCTGACTATCAGCTCACTTTCTTCTGCACTAAAGCCACGAATTGGCATTGTTGCTAGAATAACTTGTACTTCAGGTTTGTAGCTTGGCCGTGAGGCTATTTTTCGTTTCTGAACTTGTTCTCAACGATTGTGATCGCTCTATTGAGTATTGATTAATGAATTTCCCTTTTACccgaaaagaaaatcaagacCAGTTGACATCCCTACACCCTTGCTAATGCTGATCACATAGCAATTGGCTTGCCTGCAGCGTAATTGTTTCGCTGAAAttaatcataagcaaaataacttattatgattaacaaataaaacttatatatatagttataatgATGAGGCATATCTGGTGGTAAAAAGCCTGACTAGTTTGGGCCCCGACAGGGCCCAGTTTATCTGGGCTTGCATATGGCGGCAAACTTGGGGCAACGTTCGCTCGCCTGGCGGACTACTCCCTCGCCTGCTTCGGCACAGACCCCATGCTCCAGCGACGGTACTGAAAATGAGTTGGTATCAGGGACCCCTGACTGACTCAACACCACTGCGTCTCGCCGCATTGAAACGTGGAAATGGATGGTGCTGCCTTGCGCAGATCTATGATTGGGGCGTAATGGACGGGCCCGATTCAACCGGACAAGACGACATCTCCTGGGACAAAACTGGCTGGGCAGGTACCCACTCAGATCTTACACCTACCCGGTCAGCAACAAGCAGAGAGCAGGTAGTAAACGAGACCATTCTCTCCACTTCGTGGCTGTCCATTTTGACCGCGAATGCTACCTGCTTTGCCAGTTCGTCACTGGGAGTTTGAGACAAGAGAGGATGGATATACACTACTgccacttaaaaaaaattcgctTAGTACTAATTAAAACCGGACCCCCAATCATCACTCGGGCATCAACTCCGCAAGCATATACGCAAAGAATACAGAGAAGAAATGGTAGTGGCATCGCCTTAACTAACGCGGCACAGTCGTACCACTGCCGCTGCCAGAGGTTGCAAGCGCAGGTCGTGACGCTCACGTCGTCTCCACTAGTCCACTCCCCCACCCCCTCTGCCTCTCCCCCTCGCCTCCGGTGGTGGGTGCAGAGAGCGCGCGGGAGCAGCGGAGGAATTAAAACCCCTTATCCTCTCTGCCCCGGCTGCCATTGCTGGATCCATCCAACCATCTGTCCctgcctccctccccctcccctccctacGGCGTACGCTACGCTCTCGCTTGGCCcgcctcgcgcgcgcgcgcgcgcgtacgtAACGTAACGTCGCGCCGCGCATTGCCTTCGTTTTGGAGCCTTGCGCCCCGCTGCTTTCCCCTTGTCCGAACCCGGAATCCGCCTCGGCGAGCGTCGTCTTTCTTTGCTTCGTGCCGCCCCTCGAGCGTCCTCGCCTTTTCGTGGGTGCCCCTCTTGGTAGCTAGCTGTGCTCCCGTTGCTTTGGCTGGCCAcgctcatcctcctcctcctcctcatctttGTCTCCCCGGGCCGGTGgttcgtgcgtgcgtgcgcggaggggaggcggcggcggtagtgGTGACAATGTCGTCGGCGGTGGATGCCATCTCCTGCTCCAAGGGCATCGCGGCCCCGCCACCGGAGGAGGCGAAGGAGAGGGTGGTGGTGACCAAGAACGGCGCCGTGGAGcacgttgccgccgccgcgaacgGCAAGCAGTGCAGCGAGGCGCCGCGTTGCCGCAAGGACaacgacgaggaggaagatgacgAGGAGAAGGTTCCCAAGGCCATCGACCTCGGTCCGAGGGTCAGCATCAAGGACCAGCTCGAGAAGGACAAGGTACGCCACTGACTCCCTCACTTACTCACTCCCGCCATTGCCCGAATTCTTCGCAGCAACTGCATGCTGCTGCACCTGCCATTCTCGCAACtatcagaatatatatatagcaccGATCAATGCATCAAATCGTTTCGTTTCTTGCTTGCAGGATGACGAGAGCCTGAGGCGGTGGAAGGAGCAGCTCCTCGGCAGCGTGGATTTGAACTCCGTCGGAGGTAAAATTCCTCGACAAAAATCCTTTTTTTCACTTACGTTTCAGCTGCCTCGTCCTTGGGATCTTGTTTAATGGCGCCGGCCGGCACATGCAACAGCGTTGCATGTGAGCCTGAGCACCGTGCGCCTTGTCAAGATGGTCCCGTGATAATGCGTGTACCTGTCCGTGCTTAGCTCGTTCCACGGGCCAAGGCTACATGATACACCCatccatgcatgatgcatgcacCGCCCCCGTGAGCTTCGTGTTGCATCGTGCTCCGTACATTTTGcacatccaaaaaaaatacggTAGCGGTAGAGAGAAAAGTAAAACGCGGTGGGCTCTGCTGGACAGGTCCGGCGCCCTTTTGAATGCACCGGTTTTGGATGGTCCTGTTAATAACTCCTGTACTTTGTCGTGCATGTTCATCTTGTCTGATAATGAATCCGGTCTCCTAATTGAAGCTGGAAGTAATGCTTGATCTGATAGGAGCATTGCCTCCTGATCCTGAATGTTGTTGAATGTTGAGTGATTTTGAGTATTTGGGGAACAGTGCATGTGTGTTGATAGTTTATTAACTACTGATCGTTGCTTTTAAGATCGAATAAGTTTAGTATAGTGGCCTAAAAAGACACATTTTTCCATCGCATAATTATATCAAAcctttgattttgtttttgggtTTCTGCTTTTTAGACTAGTGTCGAATAAATCATGCTTCGTTGTTTAACCAAATCATCTATGGATGATGGCTAGCAGCTTCCCGGTCTTAGGATGATCATAGGCATCTGCCTGTCTTCCATTAGAATTTTAAACTCCGAAGAGCCCATCATTTGGCCTACACGTCCTGGCCATTAGGATGCAATAATTTACGAAATAAAACCGATCCAATAATGAGCTCTGATCCTGTGACACGCTTGATTGGTGGCGCAGAGACGCTGGAGCCTGACGTGAAGATCATGAGCCTGGCGATCCTctcgcccggccggccggacatCTTCCTGCCGCTGCCGGTGGAGCCCAACGCCAAGGGCGTCTGGTTCACCCTCAAGGAGGGCTCCCTCTACAAGCTCAAGTTCACCTTCTCCGTCAGCAACAACATCGTCTCCGGCCTCCGCTACACCAACGCCGTCTGGAAGACCGGCATCAAAggtacagttttttttttccccttctggTTGACGAACCACTTTTCATGGAAAATTCAGAGAATCCAATACATTTCGTGCGTTCTCAAATTACTATCGTTGGGGCGTGCAGTTGACAGCCACAAGGAGATGCTCGGCACGTTCAGCCCCCAGCCGGAGCCGTACACGTACGTGACGCCGGAGGAGACCACGCCGTCGGGGATGTTTGCACGGGGATCATACTCTGCCAGGACGAAGGTAGTAAGATAAGTAGACGACGCAGGTTTCCGTTGTCAGGTATCGGTTTCGTGATGAAACCTGCAAAATGCTCAGTCGCTCAGAAACGTGTTTGTTTGTTCTTGCAGTtcctcgacgacgaccggAAATGCTACCTGGAGATCAACTACACATTCGACATACGCCGAGAGTGGCCGGCGTTGAGCTGAGACGTCTTTCCTGGCGGTGGCCGGACGGGTCGCCGAGTGAACGGGTGTCGCCGGCCGTCATGCGGTGCTGTTACTACTTACTACTGTCGTCTCCGTGGGAGCAGAAGTGGGCATTCTTCGTCTCGTTTGCGTCTTATCCAcacttgttttttgtttggttcggTTCACCCTAGGGGTTCTTTTGTATATTGTTGCCCTGTGTTCGGTTGCTTGCTGTGTTAACGCCGTTTTAGACGCTCTGTCAGGTCAAGTTGATGTATGCTATGCTATGTTTATGTCAGTGTGCGTGTTTGAGCTCCTGTCACTCTGTCAGGGTCTTGTTTCCCGGTCGAACTGCCTGTTTGAGTTCAGAGCAACGCAGCAGCTGCATGCATTTCTTGTAACGACCTCGCTCGCCACTTTAACCGTATCTGATGCTTTTCCCCTTTCCATGCCTGAACTCATCCAGAAAGAGATCGAGGAAAAActccctccctattcaattgGACaacataacttttttatatgagCTGTTAGACCATTCTTGAAAACGTATCTTAAGACATACAATGTAAAAAGTATGTTACCTTAAGGTACTACCTTACGGACCgctaaaaatttgtactaaaattcttaaaactctttatatatatatatatatatgtttgattatttattttattcaaaaaattgtgcaaatttataaaaatgtaaattataattaagatatatttactaataaattcagtcatcaaaaaataaataataattatataaaattttaaaataagatatcaAAAGGTTAACAATGTTATCTACTAAAATATGAGAAGAATAGCTTGTTTTACCCGTTATGCCTTCTACTAATAGAGTGGGTAACCTCGCGGATCAGAGGTTTGAGATTCCCTGATAATTTAGGGTGCAAGCAAGCAGTAGCTGGACTATTAATGGGTCCCCACTCCTCAGCGGACGCATCACGCAAGATGCATGGTCAAAGCTCACGTCGTTGTGGAGATTGGCCAAAGGATGCACACACAACATCGTGGGTTCCGTTCACATGGACATCAATGTGGAATTTATTAGGGACTCAGCTACGTGGGCCGGTCGACCCGACCCGACCTGTCGTTCGTGTGGGCCACCATGCTGTCCGGCCCATCATACGACCCAGCCACCCAACTCCCCCCTGGCCCATATCTCTCGGCGTGGATTCTCACCGGAGACTTCGCGGCCCATATGTTGCCTCGTCGACCAACGTCCGAGAGAGACGAGACCATCACCAGATCTGGCCGCGGCGCGTCATCACGTGAGCGGAGTAAAACTTTCGCCCTCGGAAAAGCGGCGAGCACGTTCGGACGACCCTCCCTCCACCCGACCCGGCCCGTCGGTCGCATGTGGTGGCCGCGGGCGAGAGCTCCGCAAGCAAGCAAACCCATCGGCGACGCGATGTCTTTCTTTACGCCGATTTCGCCGTTTTCGTGGGCGTCACCGATCTCATCTCATCGCCCCGGCCGCTTTTGCTTTTCCACGTTCCCCGTCGTCACATCACCGGCGATCCGCGCCAAATTACGAGCAACCGATGCACCCGCGGCTGTGTGCGTTTGTCGTGCTCTCGCCTTGGATCCGGTGGAAATAACGTGCGTGGAATTTAGCCGTCCTCTTGTTGTGTTTGGCGCGCTGCAAGCCTGGCGTTCTGGTGCTTTCCGAAAACATCATTGCGTAGTAGCACGGACGCTGGAACGACTGTGCAGCAGCAGGACAGCTTTTGACAGGGAGGGGCTCCGGTGTCAGCTCCGCTCCGTACGAAACTACGAACTCGTCGATGCTTGCTAGAGCATACTCATTATGTACTCCACTAgtttcattcatatttttattaggatgatcatctaaactagttttattctttatatcattatgtactccactagatcatccatatataatattttctgtATATCTTTGAAGGATAAAGaaagatcatccaaatataaaggttctctaatataaatgatatctaaaaatagataatagaaTAGCCGTTCtattggagctcaatttatagtattcattatctatttttaagatataGAATGTAatagataagctgttgggatgctttTAGGAGTTCATCGCATCGGTGAACTATTTGACCACAAACCGAAGCGTTAATTCCATATCGTTGATTCCTTCGTAACTACTACTTCGGTTTAGAGCATCATCCTGGAGACCTGAATTAATTTCGATAGCGTTGCTGCGGATTAATGCGCGGTGTGCCGCTGCGCGTAGTACGTGCTGGCCCAGGGGCGCGCCACGCGTGTCCGCGTGACGGGTTCATGTGCGGCGGGAGCACGGATTGGACGACATGTGTTGTGCAGGTTTGTTCTGTTACGAGCAGGAGCACGTCGGAACACGCCAGAGACGAGgtcggtggcgacgacgcTTTCGGTAGGGGATAAAatcctgaaaagaaaaaaaaaatatggcgaAGGCGCGTcgctccgctccgctccaGCTCCGGGTGCACAGGGTACCGGACAAATATCTGTTTTCTGGTTAAACTTTTGAAGTTTTGAGGACACGAGCCCATGAAAGTTGGTTGACTCGAAGAACATACGCAAATCCAATTATTCTGGGGAAAAGTAAAGGGGCATTGATTTTGCACAAATTGGATCAAATAAAGctccttttatatatttggtaaTGACTGAAAACATTATGTAAGAGTGACTAAGATAAATTGTATAAACAAGCTCTAAAATTACAGTTTGCGTTTATCTAAAGAatagaggggaggagagagaagaaacccatccataatttatatatacagacTGCGAGAACATCTGTAAGAGGTGTATTGatcctaaatttaaatttaggaattaggctagaaaatatatccataacaAGTTTTCAAGTACGTTTCTAATATTCGCACGTCGAAAATCATCTCTATCCTATATTTGGGATAGATATATGTATTCCCAatacaatttatttagttttgtgTTTTTAGAGGATGGTCTTCGATATTTTATGAGGATCTAATACAAGATTTTTGGGAGTAAAACATtagcattctcttggagatgctcaaAATGCTACGAGAGTTAGGTTATATGTTAAtgatatagtatatatttatgtattagTTGATTATAGTTAGCTTTCgatgatatattaaaattttagagctaGCTTTCATCGACTTGTGTGCTTGTTTCATCCTTGTCCAGAGAACATGAACAAGGTCCAACAGCACCCAATCTTTTTTGGTAAGAACCACACCCAATCGAGTTCCAAAAAACACCACCACGTGTACACAAAATAAGGGAAACTTCTTTAAATTCCGGAGGGGCTATCAAGGCACCAACATATAAGGTgaaaaaattttctccaagttacaacaaaaaattcaaatataactcTAAATATACCTATagtaatcaaaatttaattcgatattttttttgttaaagcTAATAGACGTCCAATTTGGACATGTATATTGTGGAGCGGTATAtaacattaatttatttatgaatttttttagtatggTGGCCCGCACATATTGCGCGGCTAGCATCGTTATAGATTGTAGTTATATAGGGATTCTTATCTCGATAATAATcactttttaattgttaatttgaatttaaatttttctaaattatattttttacatgaaacctCATTTACTTGTATTATATACAGTGTACTGgtacataaactcttttctatataatatttaatttattatttaaattttagatacttctaaattgtatttatatatgacctttctcttaatttttcccaatatttaactaaaatttaggaTCTTTCCAAGTTGTAGTTATAGATGGTCTCCTcactcaatatcaattattttaaatttttaatcgagatttcaatttttctaaactgtatttacacatggactctttttttatttttctttatttttaattcttaaattgtatttctaatctaattctTTTTAACtggaattttatatattttcaaattgtatttatagatcgACTCTTTGCTCCATatcaattactttaaaaaaatttatccgagatttagattttctaaactttattacacatggactctctttattattatttttacttttagttgatctcttctttccttgtctgatttaaaaaataatattatcttTCTTTGGTTTTCATTGTCAGATTAAAAGAAACcgttcttttctccttttttcctcttatGTTAATCAGGATTCTATAAGAGAACCTAATCTGTCTGATTGctgttgtttcttttatccgcttgattttttttcttttttctccaatGTTCGATTGATTAATTACCTCGTGCATTCGTGCACGATCGATCTGCTTAATGTGCAAAGCAATTTGCCAACGCATTAATCTCAGAACTTTCTTTTGTCCGGTTGATTTTAACCCTGGATTTTATTGCTATCCGATTGGTATTTTTTCTCGATGAATCTTAGAATTTCTAGCTTGTGAGAGACAACGTGGAGTCTCCTTGtcctatatattttctttttttatctcttattttcctttgaccgcttgataaaaaaaccttttttttcttttgttggacGGCAACAATgccgattaaaaaaacttattttttccttttcttgtgcgattccaaaaaaatattatcttttttatcaattattttcctTCGGTTATCAATATATCAATTACCAATGTGATACTACGTCCAGGCATGAGTACTATTATGATTGAGTTTCTTGACTGGGATGTTTTTATTGACGTTGTTTTATACTACATTTGCTTGCCCGATcttacacaattttttttgttcttgaccgatttccaaaaaaaatatcttttttaatcttattagAAATCTGAGATCTTTCTATTGTTGCTGTATCACACGGCACGTACTTGGTGTTCAAATCGGAGACCAATTGTA is part of the Oryza brachyantha chromosome 2, ObraRS2, whole genome shotgun sequence genome and encodes:
- the LOC102721988 gene encoding ADP,ATP carrier protein, mitochondrial, yielding MAERGNQPTVLQKLGGQFHLASSFSEGVRVRNTCPSVSSYDRRFTTRSYMTQSLWGPAMSVNGGINVPMMSSPIYANAPAEKGGKNFMVDFLMGGVSAAVSKTAAAPIERVKLLIQNQDEMIKAGRLSEPYKGIGDCFKRTIKDEGFGSLWRGNTANVIRYFPTQALNFAFKDYFKRLFNFKKDKDGYWKWFGGNLASGGAAGASSLFFVYSLDYARTRLANDAKAAKGGGERQFNGLVDVYRKTLKSDGIAGLYRGFNISCVGIIVYRGLYFGMYDSLKPVVLTGSLQDNFFASFALGWLITNGAGLASYPIDTVRRRMMMTSGEAVKYKSSMDAFSQILKNEGAKSLFKGAGANILRAIAGAGVLSGYDQLQILFFGKKYGSGGA
- the LOC102712231 gene encoding rho GDP-dissociation inhibitor 1-like — its product is MSSAVDAISCSKGIAAPPPEEAKERVVVTKNGAVEHVAAAANGKQCSEAPRCRKDNDEEEDDEEKVPKAIDLGPRVSIKDQLEKDKDDESLRRWKEQLLGSVDLNSVGETLEPDVKIMSLAILSPGRPDIFLPLPVEPNAKGVWFTLKEGSLYKLKFTFSVSNNIVSGLRYTNAVWKTGIKVDSHKEMLGTFSPQPEPYTYVTPEETTPSGMFARGSYSARTKFLDDDRKCYLEINYTFDIRREWPALS